In Rosa rugosa chromosome 4, drRosRugo1.1, whole genome shotgun sequence, the genomic stretch tgatgctacattcatcaccaacaagtacaaggggcagattattgctgcatcggcaaaggatgccaatcaaggttgaatctccttcattacttgtagttttttatttttcttgttttctatttgctgccatgtcttgttttttttttttgtaatgtaagtgacatggttagttacatagctactgacatggtcacttacatgttcattgacagttacatgtccaatgacctaaatgttctgtgatttgaatgacatgtctctggccatgtcactgtcaagtaatatgcagttatgtcagcgacatggtcagtgacattaacagttacatgacagtgacatcattttgtttttctgttcaggcttgtatccagttgcttatgctattgtggattctgaaaatgagagtaattggagtttttttcttgaggttttggctgaagagtttgcaaaacaccctatgaggagggtgacattcatttctgatcgtcatgttgggcttgttagtgctttccctagagtgtttcctaataatccacatgggttttgttttagacacctgatgtctaacctttctgacaaatttccagctggatcttacctcaaggatcggattccttacttgtttatgtgttgtgcttattctcgcacaccggagatgtatgagttcaacatggaaatcttgaggagtgaaggcggggacatagttgctcaatttctggaggatcttcccaaggagaactggtgtatggcttactttaatggtgaaagatttggtgaaatgacaaataacttggctgagtctttcaataattgggtGTTGCCTTTGAAGAGTCTTCCTATTCTTGATATTAATGATGGCATTAGAGTGAAGTCCATGGCTTCAATTGCTGCTCGGAAGCAGGATGCTCATGAATGGTTTTCTGAGTTGTGCCCAGTGATTGAAAAGAAGCTGAAGGACAATTTGGAAGTCGGAAGGCATTGGAGAGTGAGCAGGTCTGATACCTATGTGTATGAAGTTCACTGCCAGAAGTACAATAGCATGGTAAATTTGGAAAGTCGGTTTTGTTCGTGTGGAGAATGGCAGCTGTATGGCTTCCCATGTTCCCATGCACTTGTAGTGATCCAACAACATGGTTCTTCCCCGTATTTGTATGTCAATGAACTGTACAAGGTGGATAAATATCGAGAAACTTATTCTTTCCCAATTAATCCTCTTCCCTCTATTTCGAAGCAAGTGCATGATTTTGGTAGAGATGCTGTGATCTTGCAGCCGCCTTTGACTAGAAGACCACCGGGAAGGCctagaaagaagaggttcagaaaaaggagcgagaaaaccagggtgatcaagtgtggtaggtgtggaaaatgtgatggtcacaacagaaagagttgtacagctccgatataggttcaattctgcctacatgcctttaacagtgacatggcaagtgacatagcaagtgactccaatacagtttgaatatttgttttgatttttcatttttttcaataaatgataagaagtgcttgtaaggtgcttactcattggaatttttttttttttgactatgagacagtttttctgctttcttcttttataaatccttcagtattctttgtgtctacaggttttaatagttacatgtacagtgacataaccatttgtaaactaattgatttgtccattgacattagtttttagttaTCTTGTCGGTGACTTGTTCTATGACTTGTAGTTGGATTACTGCATATAGATTTGGTCattggcagcggaacgctgccgttgcggtgcagcggcacgctgcaaatattaatgaaaattaaaaaatgaagtagctacaacaactttggtttattaattggcagcggaacgctgccgttgcggtgcagcggcacgctgcaaactgaaataggaatatcattttggctgtgacttctctagtgacttatagttttaatgttttttgtccagttacatattcagctacatgtttagttacatgttcagttacatggtcagttacatatattgtaagttacatggtcagttacatggtcagctacattatcagtgacttggtcagttacttgagttttacagtaacttgcctagtgacttggccactgacattcagttt encodes the following:
- the LOC133707317 gene encoding uncharacterized protein LOC133707317 isoform X1 codes for the protein MDTSYVVKFIYSGEAATVPLLHNWSFVDLCNSIRSRFPDLIQGNFMLRYIIPPDSTSCFLESEVDMRMIFRNLVRYNSDFVEVFVTDLPSISESVVSNTVCEDSSTMLEENDYLGCYRAEAPKSYMTKGWESYIHSEGQKFEGGVVEFRDKLRKYAIEIGFSYEFVRNDKVRVIAQCSKKHSQGCNWLVKAYLCRANGFFMIKRLVNVHTCHGVIRLQKSKMMGSKVVKSIVLDKIRANPNKKPIDIADEIKSDYGLDVAYRTVWYGTELAKTALHGDEAESYAQLLWFSESVMKSNPDSRIVVEFHRETHRFQRMFVSYGAWMKGFQSCRPILFIDATFITNKYKGQIIAASAKDANQGLYPVAYAIVDSENESNWSFFLEVLAEEFAKHPMRRVTFISDRHVGLVSAFPRVFPNNPHGFCFRHLMSNLSDKFPAGSYLKDRIPYLFMCCAYSRTPEMYEFNMEILRSEGGDIVAQFLEDLPKENWCMAYFNGERFGEMTNNLAESFNNWVLPLKSLPILDINDGIRVKSMASIAARKQDAHEWFSELCPVIEKKLKDNLEVGRHWRVSRSDTYVYEVHCQKYNSMVNLESRFCSCGEWQLYGFPCSHALVVIQQHGSSPYLYVNELYKVDKYRETYSFPINPLPSISKQVHDFGRDAVILQPPLTRRPPGRPRKKRFRKRSEKTRVIKCGRCGKCDGHNRKSCTAPI
- the LOC133707317 gene encoding uncharacterized protein LOC133707317 isoform X2 — encoded protein: MDTSYVVKFIYSGEAATVPLLHNWSFVDLCNSIRSRFPDLIQGNFMLSESVVSNTVCEDSSTMLEENDYLGCYRAEAPKSYMTKGWESYIHSEGQKFEGGVVEFRDKLRKYAIEIGFSYEFVRNDKVRVIAQCSKKHSQGCNWLVKAYLCRANGFFMIKRLVNVHTCHGVIRLQKSKMMGSKVVKSIVLDKIRANPNKKPIDIADEIKSDYGLDVAYRTVWYGTELAKTALHGDEAESYAQLLWFSESVMKSNPDSRIVVEFHRETHRFQRMFVSYGAWMKGFQSCRPILFIDATFITNKYKGQIIAASAKDANQGLYPVAYAIVDSENESNWSFFLEVLAEEFAKHPMRRVTFISDRHVGLVSAFPRVFPNNPHGFCFRHLMSNLSDKFPAGSYLKDRIPYLFMCCAYSRTPEMYEFNMEILRSEGGDIVAQFLEDLPKENWCMAYFNGERFGEMTNNLAESFNNWVLPLKSLPILDINDGIRVKSMASIAARKQDAHEWFSELCPVIEKKLKDNLEVGRHWRVSRSDTYVYEVHCQKYNSMVNLESRFCSCGEWQLYGFPCSHALVVIQQHGSSPYLYVNELYKVDKYRETYSFPINPLPSISKQVHDFGRDAVILQPPLTRRPPGRPRKKRFRKRSEKTRVIKCGRCGKCDGHNRKSCTAPI
- the LOC133707317 gene encoding uncharacterized protein LOC133707317 isoform X3 translates to MQFHTLSFSGFDSRQFHVEKSKMMGSKVVKSIVLDKIRANPNKKPIDIADEIKSDYGLDVAYRTVWYGTELAKTALHGDEAESYAQLLWFSESVMKSNPDSRIVVEFHRETHRFQRMFVSYGAWMKGFQSCRPILFIDATFITNKYKGQIIAASAKDANQGLYPVAYAIVDSENESNWSFFLEVLAEEFAKHPMRRVTFISDRHVGLVSAFPRVFPNNPHGFCFRHLMSNLSDKFPAGSYLKDRIPYLFMCCAYSRTPEMYEFNMEILRSEGGDIVAQFLEDLPKENWCMAYFNGERFGEMTNNLAESFNNWVLPLKSLPILDINDGIRVKSMASIAARKQDAHEWFSELCPVIEKKLKDNLEVGRHWRVSRSDTYVYEVHCQKYNSMVNLESRFCSCGEWQLYGFPCSHALVVIQQHGSSPYLYVNELYKVDKYRETYSFPINPLPSISKQVHDFGRDAVILQPPLTRRPPGRPRKKRFRKRSEKTRVIKCGRCGKCDGHNRKSCTAPI